A genomic segment from Streptomyces sp. NBC_00459 encodes:
- a CDS encoding helix-turn-helix domain-containing protein, translating into MSNQAPNQARVIPLRPKTAPAPAPAAPMTPERPAPREPLFRDLVGDVLRRERLAQERTLKDVADAARISMPYLSELERGRKEASSEVLAAAAGALGLGLGDLLSLTQSELTRHTRSRTRARATTSTPYNGLCLVA; encoded by the coding sequence GTGAGCAATCAAGCGCCGAACCAGGCCCGCGTGATCCCGCTGCGTCCGAAGACCGCACCGGCTCCGGCTCCCGCCGCCCCGATGACCCCGGAGCGGCCCGCACCCAGGGAACCGCTCTTCCGAGATCTGGTCGGCGACGTCCTGCGCCGCGAACGGCTCGCCCAGGAACGCACCCTCAAGGATGTCGCCGACGCGGCCAGGATCTCCATGCCCTACCTGTCGGAGCTGGAGCGGGGCCGCAAGGAAGCCTCCTCGGAGGTCCTCGCGGCGGCCGCCGGGGCCCTCGGCCTGGGCCTGGGAGACCTGCTGTCCCTGACCCAGAGCGAGCTGACACGGCACACCCGAAGCCGTACCAGGGCGCGTGCGACGACCTCCACCCCGTACAACGGGCTGTGCCTGGTCGCCTAG
- a CDS encoding ATP-dependent Clp protease proteolytic subunit translates to MSLLTTAGPWPALLPRAEEGDTPPSRFDDHLAAQLLAQRIVFLGTQVDEVSANRICVQLLLLSAEDPRTDISLYINSPGGSVTAGLAIYDTMQLIPNDVSTLAMGFAASMGQFLLSVGAPGKRYALPNARIMMHQPSAGIGGTTADIEIQAENLEFTKRAVERITAQHTGQSEETISRDGDRDRWFTAEQAKEYGMVDRVVGSLADVRPAASRRRMGL, encoded by the coding sequence ATGTCCCTGCTCACCACCGCCGGTCCCTGGCCGGCGCTGCTGCCCCGGGCCGAGGAGGGCGACACCCCGCCCTCCCGGTTCGACGACCATCTCGCCGCCCAACTGCTCGCCCAGCGCATCGTGTTCCTCGGAACGCAGGTCGACGAGGTCTCGGCGAACCGGATCTGCGTCCAGTTGCTCCTGCTGTCGGCGGAGGACCCGCGCACCGACATCAGCCTGTACATCAACAGCCCCGGCGGCTCGGTGACGGCGGGCCTCGCCATCTACGACACCATGCAGCTGATCCCCAACGACGTGTCCACGCTCGCCATGGGATTCGCGGCCAGCATGGGCCAGTTCCTGCTCAGCGTCGGCGCGCCCGGCAAGCGGTACGCGCTGCCGAACGCGCGGATCATGATGCACCAGCCGTCGGCCGGTATCGGCGGGACCACCGCCGACATCGAGATCCAGGCGGAGAACCTGGAGTTCACGAAGCGGGCCGTCGAGCGGATCACCGCCCAGCACACCGGCCAGAGCGAGGAGACCATCTCGCGGGACGGCGACCGCGACCGCTGGTTCACGGCCGAACAGGCCAAGGAGTACGGCATGGTGGACCGGGTGGTCGGCTCGCTGGCCGACGTGCGCCCGGCCGCCTCGCGACGACGGATGGGGCTCTGA
- a CDS encoding ClpP family protease, which translates to MGTYTIPNVVERTPQGERSYDVFSRLLSERIIFLGTEIDDGVANVVIAQLLHLESSSPEQEIAIYINSPGGSFTSLMAIYDTMTYVRAPISTFCVGQAASTAAVLLAGGDPGRRFVLEHARVLLGQPASGGHRGTVSDLAVQAREMVRIRAQVEEVLSRHTHHDVTTLRADMDRDKVFTAAEAVAYGLADEVVSRRLADV; encoded by the coding sequence ATGGGGACGTACACGATTCCGAACGTCGTCGAGCGCACCCCGCAGGGCGAGCGGTCGTACGACGTGTTCAGCCGGCTGCTGTCCGAGCGGATCATCTTTCTCGGCACCGAGATCGACGACGGCGTCGCCAACGTCGTCATCGCACAACTCCTGCATCTGGAGTCGTCGTCACCGGAGCAGGAGATCGCGATCTACATCAACTCGCCCGGCGGCTCGTTCACTTCGCTCATGGCGATCTACGACACCATGACCTACGTGCGGGCGCCGATCTCGACGTTCTGTGTCGGCCAGGCGGCCTCGACCGCGGCGGTACTGCTTGCCGGAGGCGATCCCGGCCGCCGGTTCGTCCTCGAACACGCCCGGGTGCTGCTGGGCCAGCCGGCCAGCGGCGGCCACCGGGGCACAGTGTCCGACCTGGCCGTCCAGGCCAGGGAGATGGTCCGCATCCGCGCACAGGTCGAGGAGGTGCTCTCCCGGCACACGCACCACGACGTGACGACCCTGCGCGCGGACATGGACCGCGACAAGGTGTTCACCGCCGCGGAGGCGGTGGCCTACGGCCTGGCCGACGAGGTGGTGAGCCGCCGCCTGGCCGATGTCTGA
- a CDS encoding LacI family DNA-binding transcriptional regulator: MNIGEIAKRAGVSRSTVSYALSGKRSVSEETRRRIQQVIDELGYRPNASARALANGRTSTIGLVFPPAGNHYTGMQLDFIGSVVEAAAAYDYDVLLSPSGVDSDRSFQRLLAERRVDGAILMEIRLQDDRVDHLGEENFPAVCIGRTAGSDQDWWVGLDHTALAAACVNHLADLGHRRIAFVNRPEHLLRAGYESAHRGLDGFTKAAAERGLTVRTYCCGDDAPSGQDCLERILHEDPDTTALVTLNEAALGGLYRGLAVAGRHVPRDFSLTGVVAGRWAETVTPQLTAADVPAEQLGRLAVELLVERLDHPDAAPRHHLLAPPISLRASTGPAPTLTVDG; encoded by the coding sequence GTGAACATCGGGGAGATCGCCAAGCGGGCCGGTGTCTCGCGGAGCACCGTGTCCTACGCGCTGAGCGGCAAGCGCTCCGTCTCGGAGGAGACCCGGCGCAGGATCCAGCAGGTGATCGACGAGCTGGGCTATCGGCCCAACGCCAGCGCACGTGCCCTGGCCAACGGCCGGACCAGCACCATCGGCCTGGTCTTCCCGCCGGCCGGGAACCACTACACCGGCATGCAGCTCGACTTCATCGGCAGCGTGGTGGAGGCCGCGGCGGCGTACGACTACGACGTGCTGCTCTCCCCGAGCGGTGTGGACAGCGACCGCTCGTTCCAGCGGCTGCTGGCGGAGCGCCGGGTCGACGGCGCGATCCTCATGGAGATCAGGCTCCAGGACGACCGGGTCGACCACCTGGGCGAGGAGAACTTCCCCGCCGTCTGCATCGGCCGCACGGCGGGCTCGGACCAGGACTGGTGGGTCGGTCTCGACCACACGGCACTGGCGGCGGCCTGCGTCAACCACCTCGCCGACCTGGGACACCGCCGGATCGCCTTCGTGAACCGGCCCGAGCACCTGCTGCGGGCCGGCTACGAGTCGGCGCACCGCGGTCTCGACGGCTTCACCAAGGCCGCGGCCGAACGCGGGCTCACCGTACGGACGTACTGCTGCGGCGACGACGCACCGTCCGGGCAGGACTGCCTGGAGCGGATCCTTCACGAGGACCCCGACACCACGGCACTGGTCACCCTGAACGAGGCCGCGCTCGGCGGTCTCTACCGGGGCCTGGCCGTGGCAGGACGGCACGTACCGCGCGACTTCTCCCTCACCGGGGTCGTGGCCGGACGGTGGGCGGAGACCGTGACCCCGCAGCTCACCGCGGCGGACGTACCGGCCGAGCAACTGGGCCGGCTCGCCGTCGAACTGCTCGTCGAGCGGCTCGACCACCCCGACGCGGCCCCACGCCACCATCTCCTCGCACCGCCCATCTCCCTGCGCGCCAGCACCGGCCCCGCCCCGACGCTCACGGTCGACGGCTGA
- a CDS encoding cellulosome protein: MRRTRSRTTAGATAVTALAALLAVPATGGTARAAEPERLTIDLATDTGAFHGGASGSLYGVYGDGVPSRNVLEGMHVRTVSTKAQDGPQHPGADALEMLPPFVDSGGKDVYVYMTDIYRGFPYQWPGADGPARLADFKEKIRKQVQQVLTLDDAYKDHVVYVPFNEPEGNMFGTGEWSYNKVSWLDDPQYYFAAWKEVYHLIKGLDPDARIAGPNTSVLYDQVKGFLRYAKSNAVVPDVMTWHELSSPAAVRTNVAKYRQMEKDVGVGPLPVNVNEYGHNYHLSVPGQVVQWVSAIEESKIDADLAYWNIDGNLNDSAVEANKGNGQWWLFNAYGQMSGHTVEVTAPHPNQQYTLQGVATLDESKKQSRAIFGGKSGDADVVFRNIDPALFGKAVHATVQEIPWTGQVGDSAQPLRLADRELTVGADGAVTLPMTGMNEMSAYQVILSPGGHGAVSVEPSVSWRRTYEAENATYTGGGYSKNGPEGTPSNVGGFATSGTYNVGGLRTGSDGVLGFDVEVPQDGTYDLSVFANSYNLYDLVKAQGPTNVFLRVDGADPQELRLPLGYKWVVWGHTDTTVKLTAGKHRITLAAKDPDLGATKGDAIIDKVDLALRDARVTAPAVYEAEYATLAGTLPTYTRPGASGPGTVPLAKGDSATFWVHSPTDGESTVYVDHLGGGRASLSLNGEKLDVPKVGGDKKGRDRVRVFLSGGINKITVTGASRTLVLDRLRVRRSSGTLTTRIYQAEDGRLSGAAKVTDAYPFATGGRAVTDIGDGRANALTLDVVADKAGRHAVTVRYSNAEQPPATHYNPDPIARHADLSVNGGPARRVLFPTTFHFNNFWELTVPLTLKKGTNRLTFTAEELPDFNGDTYNQYDQRSPYAPVIDRIAVTPITEKRPG, from the coding sequence GTGCGACGCACCCGCAGCAGAACCACAGCCGGCGCCACCGCCGTCACCGCCCTCGCCGCCCTGCTCGCCGTACCCGCCACCGGCGGCACGGCCCGCGCGGCGGAACCCGAACGGCTCACCATCGACCTCGCCACCGACACCGGCGCCTTCCACGGCGGTGCCTCCGGCTCGCTCTACGGCGTGTACGGCGACGGCGTGCCCAGCCGCAACGTCCTTGAGGGCATGCACGTCCGTACGGTGTCGACGAAGGCACAGGACGGCCCCCAGCACCCGGGTGCGGACGCCCTGGAGATGCTGCCGCCGTTCGTGGACTCGGGCGGCAAGGACGTCTACGTCTACATGACCGACATCTACCGCGGCTTCCCCTACCAGTGGCCGGGGGCGGACGGTCCGGCACGGCTCGCCGACTTCAAGGAGAAGATCAGGAAGCAGGTCCAGCAGGTCCTGACCCTGGACGACGCGTACAAGGACCACGTCGTGTACGTCCCCTTCAACGAGCCCGAAGGGAACATGTTCGGCACCGGCGAGTGGAGCTACAACAAGGTCTCCTGGCTCGACGACCCGCAGTACTACTTCGCGGCCTGGAAGGAGGTCTACCACCTCATCAAGGGCCTCGACCCGGACGCCCGCATCGCGGGACCCAACACCAGCGTCCTCTACGACCAGGTCAAGGGCTTCCTGCGATACGCCAAGTCCAATGCCGTGGTGCCGGACGTGATGACCTGGCACGAACTGTCGTCACCCGCGGCGGTCCGCACCAACGTGGCGAAGTACCGGCAGATGGAGAAGGACGTCGGCGTCGGCCCGCTGCCGGTCAACGTGAACGAGTACGGCCACAACTACCACCTCTCCGTGCCCGGTCAGGTCGTCCAGTGGGTCTCCGCCATCGAGGAGTCGAAGATCGACGCGGACCTCGCCTACTGGAACATCGACGGCAACCTCAACGACTCGGCGGTGGAGGCCAACAAGGGCAACGGCCAGTGGTGGCTGTTCAACGCCTACGGGCAGATGTCCGGCCACACGGTCGAGGTGACCGCCCCGCATCCCAACCAGCAGTACACCCTCCAGGGCGTCGCCACCCTCGACGAGTCCAAGAAGCAGTCGCGGGCGATCTTCGGCGGCAAGAGCGGTGACGCCGACGTCGTCTTCCGGAACATCGACCCCGCACTGTTCGGCAAGGCCGTGCACGCCACCGTGCAGGAGATTCCCTGGACCGGCCAGGTCGGCGACTCCGCCCAGCCGCTGCGGCTGGCCGACCGGGAGCTGACGGTCGGCGCGGACGGCGCCGTCACCCTGCCCATGACCGGCATGAACGAGATGTCTGCCTACCAGGTCATCCTCTCCCCCGGCGGCCACGGCGCAGTGTCCGTCGAGCCCTCGGTGAGCTGGCGCAGGACGTACGAGGCCGAGAACGCCACCTACACCGGCGGCGGTTACTCGAAGAACGGCCCCGAGGGCACGCCCTCCAACGTGGGCGGGTTCGCCACGTCCGGGACCTACAACGTCGGCGGCCTGCGCACCGGGTCCGACGGGGTCCTCGGCTTCGACGTGGAGGTCCCGCAGGACGGCACGTACGACCTCAGTGTGTTCGCCAACTCCTACAACCTGTACGACCTGGTGAAGGCGCAGGGGCCCACCAACGTCTTCCTGCGTGTCGACGGCGCCGATCCGCAGGAGCTCAGGCTGCCGCTCGGTTACAAGTGGGTGGTCTGGGGCCACACCGACACCACGGTGAAGCTGACCGCCGGCAAGCACCGCATCACCCTCGCCGCAAAGGACCCCGACCTGGGTGCCACCAAGGGCGACGCCATCATCGACAAGGTCGACCTCGCGCTGCGGGACGCGCGGGTGACCGCACCCGCGGTCTACGAGGCCGAGTACGCCACCCTCGCCGGAACCCTGCCCACCTACACCCGCCCCGGCGCCTCGGGCCCCGGCACGGTCCCGCTGGCCAAGGGCGACTCCGCGACCTTCTGGGTCCACTCCCCCACCGACGGTGAATCGACCGTGTACGTCGACCACTTGGGCGGCGGCCGAGCGAGCCTCTCCCTCAACGGTGAGAAGCTCGACGTTCCCAAGGTCGGGGGTGACAAGAAGGGCAGAGACCGGGTGCGGGTGTTCCTGTCCGGCGGCATCAACAAGATCACCGTCACCGGCGCCTCACGGACACTGGTCCTCGACCGGCTGCGGGTCAGGAGGTCCAGCGGCACGCTGACGACCAGGATCTACCAGGCGGAGGACGGCCGGCTGAGCGGTGCCGCCAAGGTGACCGACGCGTACCCCTTCGCCACCGGCGGCAGGGCGGTCACCGACATCGGAGACGGCAGGGCCAACGCCCTCACCCTCGACGTCGTCGCCGACAAGGCCGGCCGGCACGCCGTGACCGTCCGCTACTCCAACGCGGAACAGCCGCCCGCCACGCACTACAACCCCGACCCGATCGCCCGGCACGCCGACCTCTCCGTCAACGGCGGGCCGGCCCGCCGGGTGCTGTTCCCGACGACCTTCCACTTCAACAACTTCTGGGAGCTGACCGTCCCGCTCACCCTGAAGAAGGGAACCAACCGGCTCACCTTCACTGCCGAGGAACTGCCCGACTTCAACGGCGACACCTACAACCAGTACGACCAGCGATCCCCGTACGCACCGGTCATCGACCGCATCGCCGTCACCCCCATCACGGAGAAGCGGCCCGGGTGA